One genomic window of Campylobacter curvus includes the following:
- the nifJ gene encoding pyruvate:ferredoxin (flavodoxin) oxidoreductase — protein sequence MSKIMKTMDGNEAAAHAAYAFTEVAGIYPITPSSPMADYTDMWAAQGKKNLFGMPVKVVEMQSEGGAAGTVHGSLQVGALTTTYTASQGLLLKIPNMYKIAGQLLPGVIHVSARSLAAQALSIFGDHQDIYACRQTGWAMLASGSVQEVMDIAGVAHLAAIKGRVPFLHFFDGFRTSHEIQKVEVMDYSHFDRLLDKDAVQKFRDESLNPESPKTRGTAQNDDIYFQTRELSNRFYDAVPEIVAEYLREISAITGREYKPFNYYGDPDATRVVVAMGSVTQTLEEVVDHLCAKGEKVGVIKVHLYRPFSVKYLFDVMPKSVRSIAVLDRTKEPGSLGEPLYLDIKAAFYGRENQPVIVGGRYGLSSKDVDPAQMLAVFENLNLERPKDGFTVGIVDDVTFTSLPVGEKISLSDESVKECLFYGLGADGTVGANKNSIKIIGDKTPLYVQAYFAYDSKKSGGYTRSHLRFGKNPIRSTYLVSNPHFVACSVAAYLDIYDVIGGIRQGGTFLLNSIWDAAETVAKLPNKVKKILAQRSVNFYIINATKLAREIGLKNRTNTIMQSAFFKLADIIPFEDAQKYMKEYAHKAYAKKGEAIVEMNYKAIDVGADGLVKVAIDPAWVNLSEDNHSGVSAYRGNKFIENIVKPINAAQGDSLPVSAFLGFEDGHFENGSTAYEKRGIGVMVPKWIEGNCIQCNQCAFVCPHAVIRPFLISDEELNSAPQSVKDHVLDAKGKELKGLKYKIQVSPLDCTGCELCAQNCPSKEKSLVMVPLGEELDKNEQISADYLFKNVSYKDDLMSKESVKGSSFAQPLFEFHGACPGCGETPYIGLITRLFGERMIVANATGCSSIYGGSAPSTPYTTNKDGHGVAWGNSLFEDNAEFGMGMNVATETIRHRIEDIMLRTKDAVPNALAALYTDWINFKNDGEKSAQIRDMLVKILEQNLGAPGVREILSLKKYLAKKSQWIIGGDGWAYDIGFGGLDHVLASGENVNVLVLDTEVYSNTGGQSSKSSRAGSIAQFTASGKPMQKKDLGYIAMTYGNIFVTQINSNASQANTIKAIMAAEAYEGPSLVIAYSPCIAHGIKGGMAHSGGQGELATKCGYWPTYTYDPRLMKEGKNPLKMTSKEPDWTLYEEFLLNEVRYNSLKKTNPEHADELLRKNKEDAKRRYRQLKRLSLADFSDEVEQEISADAQTSETATDMAVEA from the coding sequence ATGAGTAAAATAATGAAAACTATGGACGGAAACGAGGCTGCGGCGCACGCAGCTTACGCATTTACGGAGGTCGCAGGCATCTACCCGATCACTCCTAGCTCGCCGATGGCGGACTACACCGATATGTGGGCGGCTCAGGGCAAGAAAAATCTATTTGGTATGCCCGTTAAAGTCGTCGAAATGCAAAGCGAGGGCGGAGCTGCGGGCACGGTGCATGGCTCGCTGCAAGTAGGCGCACTGACCACGACCTACACAGCTTCGCAGGGCTTGCTTTTAAAGATCCCAAATATGTATAAGATCGCGGGGCAGCTGCTGCCTGGCGTCATCCACGTGAGCGCGCGTTCTCTGGCGGCCCAGGCGTTATCGATCTTTGGCGATCATCAAGACATCTACGCCTGTCGGCAAACGGGCTGGGCGATGCTAGCTAGCGGCTCGGTGCAAGAGGTGATGGACATCGCGGGCGTCGCTCACCTTGCCGCGATAAAGGGGCGCGTGCCGTTTTTGCACTTCTTTGACGGCTTTCGCACGAGCCACGAGATACAAAAAGTCGAGGTGATGGATTATTCTCACTTTGATAGGCTTCTTGATAAAGACGCGGTGCAAAAATTTAGAGACGAGTCGCTAAATCCAGAGAGCCCGAAAACTCGCGGTACAGCGCAAAACGATGACATCTACTTTCAAACAAGAGAGCTTAGCAATCGCTTCTACGACGCCGTGCCTGAGATAGTGGCGGAGTATCTGCGCGAAATTTCAGCCATAACCGGACGCGAGTATAAGCCGTTTAACTACTACGGCGATCCTGACGCGACACGCGTTGTGGTGGCGATGGGCTCGGTGACACAGACGCTTGAAGAAGTGGTCGATCATCTATGCGCAAAGGGCGAAAAGGTGGGCGTCATCAAAGTGCATTTGTACCGACCATTTAGCGTGAAATATCTCTTTGACGTGATGCCAAAAAGCGTGCGAAGCATCGCCGTGCTAGACCGCACAAAAGAGCCCGGTAGCCTTGGCGAGCCGCTATATCTTGACATCAAAGCGGCGTTTTACGGACGCGAAAACCAGCCCGTGATCGTGGGCGGCAGATACGGTCTAAGCTCAAAGGACGTTGATCCCGCGCAGATGCTAGCCGTGTTTGAAAATTTAAATTTAGAGCGACCAAAGGACGGCTTTACCGTCGGTATCGTCGATGACGTGACATTTACTTCGCTTCCGGTCGGGGAGAAAATTTCACTGAGCGACGAGAGCGTTAAAGAGTGCCTATTTTACGGACTTGGCGCGGACGGCACGGTCGGAGCGAATAAAAACTCCATCAAAATCATCGGCGACAAGACCCCGCTTTACGTGCAGGCGTATTTTGCCTACGACAGCAAAAAATCAGGCGGCTACACGCGCTCGCACCTACGCTTTGGTAAAAATCCTATCCGCTCGACCTACCTCGTCTCAAACCCGCATTTTGTCGCGTGCTCGGTCGCGGCGTATCTTGACATCTACGATGTGATCGGCGGTATCAGGCAGGGCGGGACGTTTCTTTTAAATTCTATCTGGGACGCGGCTGAAACTGTGGCGAAGCTGCCAAATAAAGTAAAGAAAATTTTAGCCCAGCGAAGCGTAAATTTCTACATCATCAACGCAACTAAGCTCGCCCGCGAAATAGGGCTAAAAAACCGCACGAACACGATCATGCAGTCAGCTTTTTTCAAGCTTGCAGACATCATCCCTTTTGAAGACGCGCAAAAATACATGAAAGAATACGCCCACAAAGCCTACGCCAAAAAGGGCGAAGCGATCGTGGAGATGAACTACAAGGCGATCGATGTGGGCGCAGACGGGCTGGTGAAGGTCGCGATTGACCCTGCGTGGGTAAATTTAAGCGAGGATAACCACAGCGGCGTGAGTGCGTATAGGGGCAATAAATTTATCGAAAATATCGTTAAACCTATCAACGCCGCGCAGGGCGACAGTCTGCCGGTATCGGCGTTTTTGGGTTTTGAGGACGGACACTTTGAAAACGGCTCGACAGCTTACGAGAAGCGCGGTATCGGCGTCATGGTGCCAAAGTGGATCGAGGGCAACTGCATCCAGTGCAACCAGTGCGCCTTCGTCTGCCCGCACGCTGTCATCCGCCCGTTTCTTATTAGTGACGAGGAGCTAAATTCCGCCCCGCAAAGCGTCAAAGATCACGTCCTGGACGCAAAAGGCAAAGAGCTCAAAGGGCTAAAATATAAAATTCAGGTCAGTCCGCTTGATTGCACCGGCTGCGAGCTTTGCGCGCAAAACTGCCCGAGCAAGGAAAAGTCGCTCGTGATGGTGCCTCTTGGCGAGGAGCTTGACAAAAACGAGCAAATCAGCGCTGATTATCTATTTAAAAACGTGAGTTACAAAGACGATCTCATGAGCAAAGAAAGCGTGAAAGGATCGAGCTTCGCGCAGCCGTTGTTTGAGTTTCACGGAGCGTGCCCTGGATGTGGTGAGACGCCATATATCGGGCTCATCACGCGCCTTTTTGGCGAGCGCATGATCGTGGCAAACGCCACAGGATGTAGCTCCATCTACGGCGGTAGCGCACCGAGCACGCCATACACGACGAACAAAGACGGACACGGCGTTGCGTGGGGAAATTCGCTATTTGAGGACAACGCCGAATTTGGCATGGGTATGAATGTGGCTACGGAGACCATCCGCCACCGTATCGAAGACATCATGCTTCGCACCAAGGACGCCGTGCCAAACGCACTCGCCGCGCTTTACACCGACTGGATAAATTTCAAAAACGACGGCGAAAAGAGCGCGCAGATCCGCGATATGCTGGTTAAAATTTTAGAGCAAAATTTGGGCGCTCCTGGCGTGCGCGAAATTTTGAGTCTAAAAAAATATCTCGCTAAAAAATCGCAATGGATCATCGGCGGCGACGGCTGGGCGTATGACATCGGCTTTGGCGGGCTAGATCACGTGCTAGCAAGCGGTGAAAACGTCAATGTACTGGTGCTTGACACCGAGGTGTATTCAAACACGGGCGGTCAAAGCTCCAAGTCAAGCCGCGCTGGCTCGATCGCGCAATTTACTGCCTCTGGCAAACCGATGCAAAAAAAAGATCTTGGCTACATCGCGATGACCTACGGCAACATCTTCGTCACGCAGATAAACTCCAACGCCAGCCAAGCAAACACGATAAAAGCGATCATGGCAGCCGAAGCCTACGAAGGACCAAGCCTAGTCATAGCCTACTCGCCGTGTATCGCGCACGGTATCAAAGGCGGCATGGCGCACTCTGGCGGACAGGGCGAGCTAGCGACGAAGTGCGGCTACTGGCCGACCTACACCTACGACCCGCGCCTCATGAAAGAGGGCAAAAATCCTCTGAAAATGACGTCAAAAGAGCCTGACTGGACGCTTTACGAGGAGTTTTTGCTAAACGAGGTGCGATATAACTCGCTCAAAAAAACCAATCCCGAGCATGCAGACGAGCTACTACGCAAAAACAAAGAGGACGCCAAACGTCGCTACCGCCAGCTAAAACGCCTAAGCTTGGCTGACTTTAGCGATGAGGTGGAGCAAGAAATTTCTGCTGACGCGCAGACGAGCGAGACCGCTACCGACATGGCGGTAGAGGCGTAA